A stretch of the Microcella sp. genome encodes the following:
- a CDS encoding ABC transporter substrate-binding protein, with translation MRKQLMALSAMTAAAALLLAGCATPTGTDGSGELVFDVPDVPMLEALGDAEGSVDIVAWSGFVEPAWADTFTEETGCVVNRRVAGTSDEMVQLMRTGDYDLVSASGDASLRLIVGGDVAPINRELLPNFGDEIVPGMQGQLYDTINGKVYGVPIGRGANILQYNADVVTETPTSWDIVWEADSPYAGQITAYDAPIYIADAAVYLMYHQPELGITNPYALDETQLAAAVDLLKQQNEIVAEYWADPVAQITSFLGGTTVAGTSWEILRKLTADDRMQGTLPQEGSTGWSDAWMISSESDSPNCAYLWMDYTSQADVNGAIAMNFGMAPANGAFCETSDEAAAHCEEFNALNEEYFENVWYWTTPIEQCIDGRTEVQCTSFQDWTNAWATVKG, from the coding sequence ATGAGAAAGCAGTTGATGGCCCTCTCGGCCATGACCGCGGCCGCAGCCCTGCTGCTGGCCGGGTGCGCCACCCCGACCGGCACAGACGGTTCGGGCGAGCTCGTCTTTGATGTTCCTGATGTGCCCATGCTCGAGGCGCTCGGCGACGCCGAGGGCTCGGTCGACATCGTCGCCTGGTCGGGCTTCGTCGAGCCGGCCTGGGCCGACACCTTCACCGAAGAGACCGGATGCGTCGTCAACCGTCGCGTGGCGGGCACCAGCGACGAGATGGTTCAACTCATGCGCACCGGCGACTACGACCTCGTGTCGGCCTCGGGTGACGCGAGCCTGCGCCTCATCGTTGGCGGCGATGTCGCCCCGATCAACCGCGAACTCCTCCCGAACTTCGGCGACGAGATCGTTCCAGGCATGCAGGGTCAGCTGTACGACACGATCAACGGCAAGGTTTACGGCGTTCCGATCGGCCGCGGCGCGAACATCCTGCAGTACAACGCCGACGTCGTCACCGAGACGCCGACCAGCTGGGACATCGTGTGGGAGGCCGACAGCCCCTACGCCGGCCAGATCACAGCGTACGACGCTCCGATCTACATCGCCGACGCCGCGGTGTACCTCATGTACCACCAGCCCGAGCTCGGCATCACCAACCCCTATGCGCTCGACGAGACCCAGCTCGCTGCGGCTGTCGACCTGCTGAAGCAGCAGAACGAGATCGTGGCCGAGTACTGGGCCGACCCCGTCGCACAGATCACCTCGTTCCTCGGCGGCACGACCGTCGCGGGCACCTCGTGGGAGATTCTGCGCAAGCTGACGGCCGACGACCGCATGCAGGGCACGCTGCCGCAGGAGGGCTCGACCGGCTGGTCTGACGCGTGGATGATCTCGAGCGAGTCTGACTCGCCGAACTGCGCGTACCTCTGGATGGATTACACCAGCCAGGCCGACGTCAACGGTGCCATCGCCATGAACTTCGGCATGGCTCCCGCCAACGGCGCGTTTTGCGAGACGAGCGACGAAGCTGCTGCTCACTGTGAAGAGTTCAACGCTCTCAACGAGGAGTACTTCGAGAACGTCTGGTACTGGACCACCCCGATCGAGCAGTGCATCGACGGCCGCACCGAGGTGCAGTGCACCTCGTTCCAGGACTGGACCAACGCCTGGGCAACCGTCAAGGGCTAG
- a CDS encoding ABC transporter ATP-binding protein — translation MSDLSASTTYGAVTPDEGQGAVHLTDVTKRFGDTVAVDSLNLTVESGEFFSMLGPSGSGKTTVLRLIAGFEETSGGSITIAGADVTHAAPFDRTVNTVFQDYALFPHMTIADNVGYGLRVRKVDKAEQRQRVSEALAQVRLSEHADRLPHQLSGGQRQRIALARALILQPRVLLLDEPLGALDKQLREQMQIELKQIQREVGITFIFVTHDQEEALTLSDRIAVFNNGRVEQVGTPREVYEYPQTAFVAGFLGLSNLIDAAHAERLTGVPKAMSVRPERVRLVDARTEPAAHETCVDGTIVETVYTGPTTRYIVDTVDGLRVVAERHNDHAPDDTAPYHRGDIVRAVWVTEHAAVVP, via the coding sequence ATGTCAGACCTTTCCGCGTCGACCACGTACGGCGCCGTCACACCCGATGAGGGTCAGGGAGCCGTGCACCTGACCGACGTCACCAAGCGCTTCGGCGACACTGTCGCGGTCGACAGCCTCAACCTGACCGTCGAGTCGGGCGAGTTCTTCTCGATGCTCGGCCCCTCGGGCTCGGGCAAGACAACGGTGCTGCGCCTCATCGCCGGCTTCGAAGAGACCAGCGGCGGATCGATCACGATCGCCGGCGCCGACGTCACTCACGCGGCCCCCTTCGATCGCACGGTCAACACCGTCTTCCAGGACTACGCGCTCTTCCCGCACATGACCATCGCCGACAACGTGGGCTACGGCCTGCGCGTGCGCAAGGTCGACAAGGCTGAGCAGCGTCAGCGTGTCAGCGAAGCCCTCGCCCAGGTGCGGCTGAGCGAGCACGCCGACCGCTTGCCGCACCAGCTCTCGGGCGGCCAGCGGCAGCGCATCGCCCTGGCGCGCGCCCTGATTCTGCAGCCGCGCGTGCTGCTGCTCGACGAGCCGCTCGGTGCGCTCGACAAGCAACTGCGCGAGCAGATGCAGATCGAGCTCAAGCAGATTCAGCGCGAGGTCGGCATCACCTTCATCTTCGTGACCCACGACCAAGAAGAGGCGCTGACGCTCAGCGACCGCATCGCGGTCTTCAACAACGGTCGCGTCGAGCAGGTCGGCACGCCGCGCGAGGTCTACGAGTACCCGCAGACGGCCTTCGTGGCCGGCTTCTTGGGCCTCTCGAACCTCATCGACGCTGCCCACGCCGAACGACTGACGGGCGTGCCGAAGGCGATGAGCGTGCGCCCCGAACGTGTTCGACTGGTGGATGCTCGCACCGAGCCCGCCGCCCACGAGACCTGCGTCGACGGCACGATCGTCGAGACCGTCTACACCGGCCCAACCACGCGGTACATCGTCGACACCGTCGACGGGCTGCGCGTCGTCGCCGAGCGGCACAACGATCACGCGCCCGACGACACGGCGCCCTACCACCGCGGCGACATCGTGCGGGCGGTCTGGGTGACCGAGCACGCCGCCGTCGTGCCCTGA
- a CDS encoding FadR/GntR family transcriptional regulator, producing MSLRSAPPRSGRPTRLHSAVFQPIGDEGRAALVERRIAEAIMGGVLSAGERLPAEPELAAAMGVAPATAREALLVLRERGLIVTRRGRNGGSFVADSADPVQFATRALLDSSRVSLRDAGQHYLAITSACVDLAARRADPSEIASIRARLERVDDHDLAAWRRASDDAVIELAALSQSARLTREQMKLQGEFSPLLALIDTDASSRSTNRDHLLEVLGAVGAGDAGAATSALRDGTRFMIDWLIAYRERHGATMTAPVATVPAPPAPATPTRPERS from the coding sequence ATGAGCCTCCGCAGTGCGCCGCCCCGATCGGGTCGCCCGACGCGGCTGCACAGCGCCGTCTTCCAGCCGATTGGCGACGAGGGCCGTGCCGCCCTGGTCGAGCGCCGCATCGCCGAGGCGATCATGGGTGGGGTGCTCTCGGCCGGCGAGCGACTGCCGGCCGAGCCCGAGCTCGCCGCGGCCATGGGCGTGGCGCCCGCCACGGCGCGCGAGGCGCTGCTCGTGCTGCGCGAGCGCGGCCTGATCGTCACGCGCCGCGGGCGCAATGGCGGCAGCTTCGTCGCCGACAGCGCCGACCCGGTGCAGTTCGCGACCCGTGCACTGCTCGACAGCTCTCGCGTCAGCCTGCGCGACGCCGGCCAGCACTACCTCGCGATCACCTCGGCCTGCGTCGACCTTGCCGCTCGCCGAGCCGACCCCAGTGAGATCGCCAGCATCCGCGCACGGCTAGAGCGCGTCGACGACCACGACCTCGCAGCGTGGCGGCGCGCTTCAGACGATGCCGTCATCGAGCTTGCAGCCCTCAGCCAGTCGGCGCGCCTCACGCGCGAGCAGATGAAGCTGCAGGGCGAGTTCTCCCCGCTGCTCGCCCTCATCGATACCGATGCCTCCAGCCGCAGCACGAACCGCGACCACTTGCTCGAGGTGCTGGGCGCCGTCGGCGCAGGAGACGCGGGGGCCGCGACCTCTGCTCTGCGCGACGGCACTCGCTTCATGATCGACTGGCTCATCGCCTACCGTGAACGACACGGAGCCACCATGACCGCCCCCGTCGCGACCGTGCCGGCTCCGCCGGCGCCGGCCACACCGACCCGCCCCGAAAGGAGCTGA
- a CDS encoding cache domain-containing protein — protein MSIHPMTPASSTAAEHPVELVTEYFARAIDALADWREKLAAEINAARADAPLTTDRLDELVEPSALRLFDTVDLPVYGSGFIAALDWLADANSHLAWWQGPERAQLVLAAQSVNKEHIDYSELEWYRVPHETGEPHVAGPYVDYLCSDEYTITVAAPVHINEVFVGAVALDLLIDRVERDLTPRLAAFGGDISIVNGVGRVLLSTSPARATGDTIRGDDLDAFERFACPGMALDVLIAR, from the coding sequence GTGAGTATCCACCCCATGACGCCCGCGTCGAGCACCGCCGCCGAGCATCCGGTCGAGCTCGTGACCGAGTACTTCGCCCGCGCCATCGATGCGCTGGCTGACTGGCGCGAGAAGCTGGCCGCCGAAATCAATGCGGCTCGAGCGGATGCTCCGCTCACGACCGACCGCCTCGACGAGCTCGTCGAGCCCTCGGCCCTGCGGCTCTTCGACACCGTCGACCTGCCCGTCTACGGATCGGGCTTCATCGCGGCGCTCGACTGGCTGGCCGACGCGAACAGCCACCTCGCCTGGTGGCAGGGGCCCGAGCGGGCACAGCTCGTGCTGGCCGCGCAGTCGGTCAACAAAGAGCACATCGACTACAGCGAGCTTGAGTGGTACCGCGTACCGCACGAAACCGGTGAGCCGCACGTCGCCGGTCCGTATGTCGACTACCTCTGCAGCGACGAATACACGATCACCGTGGCCGCGCCCGTGCACATCAACGAGGTGTTCGTCGGCGCCGTCGCTCTCGACCTGCTCATCGATCGGGTCGAACGCGATCTCACGCCACGCCTCGCAGCGTTCGGCGGCGACATCTCGATCGTCAACGGCGTGGGGCGGGTGCTGCTCTCGACGAGCCCCGCGCGCGCGACCGGTGACACGATTCGCGGCGACGATCTCGATGCCTTCGAGCGGTTCGCGTGCCCGGGCATGGCGCTCGACGTTCTCATCGCTCGCTGA
- a CDS encoding helix-turn-helix transcriptional regulator, whose protein sequence is MSSWTFLTHHAHVLLEVAKNPDATVQQLADEIGISTRSTVTILGDLAATGYLERERRGRRNHYSVVPTAPLRHPSNAGHTVGELISALAELR, encoded by the coding sequence ATGTCGTCGTGGACCTTCCTGACCCACCATGCGCACGTGTTGCTCGAGGTTGCGAAGAATCCCGATGCCACGGTGCAGCAGCTCGCCGACGAGATCGGCATCTCGACGCGGTCGACCGTCACGATCCTCGGCGATCTCGCGGCCACCGGCTACCTCGAGCGCGAACGCCGGGGCCGGCGCAACCACTACTCGGTGGTTCCGACGGCGCCGCTCCGGCATCCGTCGAATGCGGGGCACACGGTCGGCGAACTGATCTCGGCGCTGGCTGAGCTGCGCTGA
- a CDS encoding SHOCT domain-containing protein, whose translation MRLLRTATHAAVASSVHGKVQRRQHAKWAQATAAAPAAAAAPAPAPAAAPAGPANDMSATLEQLKQLGELRDAGILTPEEFEAKKAVILG comes from the coding sequence ATGAGACTGCTTCGCACTGCCACCCACGCCGCCGTCGCCAGTTCGGTGCACGGCAAGGTTCAGCGTCGCCAGCACGCGAAGTGGGCGCAGGCCACGGCTGCAGCTCCGGCGGCCGCCGCAGCTCCGGCCCCCGCGCCCGCGGCCGCGCCTGCTGGGCCAGCGAACGACATGAGCGCAACTCTCGAGCAGCTCAAGCAGTTGGGCGAGCTGCGCGATGCGGGCATCCTCACCCCTGAAGAGTTCGAGGCAAAGAAGGCCGTCATACTCGGCTGA
- a CDS encoding DUF6325 family protein produces MATADEYERLGPIDYVVIEFPDGKVTGAGFRRIVELSDAARILVLDIEFLTKGSDGEVVTTPAHDLGEIDGVDMAFFDGAASYLLDDDDIHEIGEAMSPGAVAVVVIYEELSMISALAAWQNEGAVLLAEGPIEVEALVAAIDETEKD; encoded by the coding sequence ATGGCCACTGCAGACGAGTACGAGCGCCTCGGACCGATCGACTACGTCGTCATCGAGTTCCCTGACGGAAAGGTCACGGGGGCGGGCTTCCGCCGCATTGTCGAACTGTCGGATGCTGCGCGCATCCTCGTGCTCGACATCGAGTTCCTCACCAAGGGCAGCGATGGTGAGGTCGTGACGACTCCCGCCCACGACCTCGGCGAGATCGACGGCGTTGACATGGCGTTCTTCGACGGTGCCGCCTCGTACCTGCTCGACGACGACGACATTCACGAGATCGGCGAGGCGATGTCGCCGGGCGCGGTCGCCGTCGTCGTCATCTACGAAGAGTTGTCGATGATCTCGGCGCTCGCCGCCTGGCAGAACGAGGGCGCCGTCTTGCTCGCCGAAGGACCGATCGAGGTCGAGGCGCTGGTCGCCGCGATCGATGAGACTGAGAAGGACTGA
- a CDS encoding RNA polymerase sigma factor, whose product MTDAEREQRFRTLAEQILEPVRRYLARRTDAATADDVLSETMLVCWRRLDDVPAGDEAVPWAFVVARNLLANAQRAERRRGRLTAKIIALDPPAAVVEFSADESGSDAVRDALAQLRRDDAELLRLWAWEGLETPQLATVLGISANAAALRLSRAKARLKTELLTSAPPAGHVETEEGSTDARR is encoded by the coding sequence GTGACCGACGCCGAGCGCGAGCAGCGCTTCCGCACGCTCGCCGAGCAGATTCTCGAGCCCGTGCGGCGTTATCTGGCACGTCGCACCGACGCCGCGACCGCCGACGATGTGCTCAGCGAGACGATGCTCGTCTGCTGGCGGCGCCTCGATGACGTGCCGGCTGGTGACGAGGCCGTGCCGTGGGCCTTCGTCGTCGCGCGCAACCTGCTCGCCAACGCGCAGCGCGCCGAGCGACGCCGCGGCCGGTTGACCGCCAAGATCATCGCGCTCGACCCGCCTGCAGCCGTCGTCGAGTTCTCGGCCGACGAGAGCGGCTCTGACGCGGTGCGGGATGCCCTCGCGCAGCTGCGCCGCGACGATGCCGAGCTGCTGCGCCTCTGGGCGTGGGAAGGCCTCGAGACTCCGCAGCTGGCGACCGTGCTCGGCATCAGTGCGAACGCCGCCGCCCTCAGGTTGAGCCGGGCAAAGGCGAGACTGAAGACCGAACTGCTGACATCGGCGCCGCCTGCCGGACATGTCGAGACAGAGGAAGGGAGCACCGATGCGCGACGATGA
- a CDS encoding phage holin family protein — MIRFLIRLAIYVGTAALALFVASLLLPGFGLSASGFIIAVAVFAIAQSILTPFIVNMARKYAPAVLGGIGLVSTFVALLLASLFPGGITLSGIDTWVLASLIVWLITALGGWLLPLLFLRGKLADSSAAAKP; from the coding sequence GTGATCCGCTTCCTCATCCGCCTGGCCATCTACGTCGGCACGGCCGCCCTCGCGCTGTTCGTCGCCTCGTTGCTGCTGCCCGGGTTCGGGCTCTCGGCCTCGGGGTTCATCATCGCTGTAGCGGTGTTCGCGATCGCGCAGAGTATCTTGACCCCCTTCATCGTGAACATGGCGCGCAAGTACGCACCCGCCGTGCTCGGCGGCATCGGGCTGGTCTCGACGTTCGTGGCGCTACTGCTCGCGAGCCTCTTTCCGGGCGGCATCACGCTGAGCGGCATCGACACGTGGGTGCTCGCGAGCCTCATCGTCTGGCTCATCACGGCGCTCGGCGGCTGGCTGCTGCCGCTGCTCTTCTTGCGCGGCAAACTCGCCGACTCGAGCGCCGCCGCGAAGCCCTGA
- a CDS encoding PadR family transcriptional regulator: MRSSSSSNGFDLREAVENLRDAFTPRNGSRGATAHGDLRTAILAALAHDAKNGHQVMQAITAASGGSWMPAASEVYPMLQLLTDEGLVSTRHDGERTVYTLTDAGREAAAAAAEAHDSEHEAWSRPDWSMSDFTDRMSGRWNDHWNERTSAVPRAGAKLAQAAAQVTQSGTREQQERAAALLDQTRKALYAILAED; the protein is encoded by the coding sequence ATGCGCAGCTCGTCCTCCTCCAACGGCTTCGACCTTCGAGAGGCCGTCGAGAACCTCCGCGACGCGTTCACGCCTCGCAACGGGTCGCGGGGCGCTACCGCCCACGGCGATCTGCGCACCGCGATTCTCGCCGCGCTCGCCCACGACGCGAAGAATGGCCACCAGGTCATGCAGGCGATCACCGCCGCCAGTGGCGGTTCGTGGATGCCCGCCGCGAGCGAGGTCTACCCGATGCTGCAGCTGCTCACTGATGAGGGTCTCGTCAGCACGCGGCACGACGGCGAGCGCACGGTCTACACGCTCACCGACGCGGGCCGCGAGGCCGCCGCTGCTGCCGCCGAAGCGCACGACAGCGAGCACGAGGCTTGGAGCCGCCCCGACTGGAGCATGAGCGACTTCACCGACCGCATGAGCGGACGCTGGAACGACCACTGGAACGAGCGCACCTCGGCCGTGCCGCGCGCCGGAGCCAAGCTCGCGCAGGCCGCCGCGCAGGTCACCCAGAGCGGCACGCGCGAGCAGCAAGAGCGCGCCGCGGCGCTGCTCGACCAGACGCGCAAGGCGCTCTACGCCATCCTCGCTGAAGACTGA
- a CDS encoding ABC1 kinase family protein has translation MRFAARAFAQAWWFELVLPRFGLARFAAKGRIRRLQKLARRFHDLAVDLGGLMIKVGQFMSSRLDILPPEITRELEGLQDEVAPENFARIVEQLERELGMPLERAFAHIEPVPIAAASLGQAHRARLSPGLAADEGFESVVIKVLRPGIEPVVEVDLAALRRVGRWASRVKLINRRADAPALVEEFATTSLEEIDYVHEAINVERFARDFADDPRVGTPVVVWERSARRVLTLSDVTAIKITDVAGLQAAGIDPNAVAAELARATFEQIFVAGFFHADPHPGNIFVTPDAEHGFALTYIDFGMMGEITDELKAGLQQFIFAVASRDARGWVVATQRLGVLLPSADTVELERAITALFDRFGGMGVAELTRIDPRELEQFALQFSELLRALPFQLPESFLLLVRTISLISGVTSALNRDFNMWDAVDPFARTLLNGGGASTVRSVGREALAIVSALARLPQRVDALATRIDRGELAVRSPEVEQRLRVLDASQRRTTSAILFAALLIGGVLLRESDEVLSWVLLGASAFPLLHVIAPWRLR, from the coding sequence ATGCGCTTCGCCGCGCGCGCCTTTGCGCAGGCCTGGTGGTTCGAGCTCGTGCTGCCGCGGTTCGGCTTGGCGCGATTCGCGGCGAAGGGGCGCATCCGTCGCCTGCAGAAGCTCGCCCGGCGGTTTCACGACCTCGCCGTCGATCTCGGCGGGCTCATGATCAAGGTCGGGCAGTTCATGTCGTCGCGCCTCGACATCTTGCCTCCTGAGATCACCCGCGAGCTCGAGGGGCTGCAAGACGAGGTCGCGCCCGAAAACTTCGCGCGCATCGTCGAGCAGCTCGAGCGCGAACTCGGCATGCCGCTTGAGCGGGCCTTCGCGCACATCGAGCCCGTGCCGATCGCCGCAGCCTCGCTCGGCCAGGCGCACCGCGCTCGGCTCTCACCCGGCCTTGCGGCCGACGAGGGCTTCGAGAGTGTCGTCATCAAGGTGCTGCGCCCCGGCATCGAGCCCGTCGTCGAGGTCGACCTCGCGGCACTGCGCCGTGTCGGCCGCTGGGCGTCACGCGTGAAACTCATCAACCGCCGTGCCGACGCCCCCGCGCTCGTCGAAGAGTTCGCGACGACGAGCCTCGAAGAGATCGACTATGTGCACGAGGCGATCAACGTCGAGCGGTTCGCGCGCGACTTCGCCGACGACCCGCGCGTCGGCACCCCGGTCGTCGTCTGGGAGCGCAGCGCGCGCCGCGTGCTGACGCTGAGCGATGTCACCGCGATCAAGATCACCGATGTTGCGGGCCTGCAGGCGGCGGGCATCGATCCCAACGCCGTCGCTGCAGAGCTGGCGCGCGCGACCTTCGAGCAGATCTTCGTCGCCGGCTTCTTCCACGCCGACCCGCACCCCGGCAACATTTTCGTCACGCCCGATGCCGAGCACGGCTTCGCCCTCACGTACATCGACTTCGGCATGATGGGCGAGATCACCGACGAGCTCAAGGCCGGCCTGCAGCAGTTCATCTTCGCCGTGGCCTCGCGCGATGCGCGCGGCTGGGTCGTGGCGACGCAGCGCCTCGGCGTGCTACTGCCCTCGGCCGACACGGTCGAGCTCGAGCGCGCCATCACTGCCCTCTTCGACCGCTTCGGCGGAATGGGCGTCGCCGAGCTCACCCGCATCGATCCGCGGGAACTCGAGCAGTTCGCCCTACAGTTCAGTGAGTTGCTGCGCGCCCTGCCGTTCCAGCTGCCCGAGAGCTTCTTGCTGCTCGTGCGCACCATCTCGCTCATCTCGGGCGTGACGAGCGCCCTCAACCGCGACTTCAACATGTGGGACGCCGTCGACCCCTTCGCCCGCACTCTGCTCAACGGCGGCGGAGCATCCACGGTGCGCTCGGTCGGTCGCGAGGCGCTCGCGATCGTCTCAGCTCTCGCCCGATTGCCCCAGCGGGTGGATGCTCTCGCCACGCGCATCGACCGCGGCGAGCTCGCCGTGCGCAGCCCCGAAGTCGAGCAGCGACTGCGCGTACTCGACGCGAGTCAACGCCGCACCACCTCGGCGATCCTCTTCGCGGCGCTGCTCATCGGCGGCGTGCTGCTGCGCGAGTCGGATGAGGTGCTCAGCTGGGTGCTGCTCGGTGCGTCAGCCTTCCCGCTCCTCCACGTGATCGCGCCCTGGCGGCTGCGGTAG
- a CDS encoding DUF305 domain-containing protein has translation MPTENDDRHHDDESTDEKAPVKHYWRFAAMVLSGTVVMYATMYAGTWEWSHVRFSESRVFMALTMGGTMGLVMLAWMLHMYRSTRANIVVVLVSVLALGGGIALDRSQVSVDDSDYLSAMIPHHSLAITRSERAGLTDVRVCELAVEISEAQRREILEMEWLIDDIARNGEATTIDDADARPVPPFDRPALRDCGSEAE, from the coding sequence ATGCCGACGGAGAACGACGACCGTCACCACGACGACGAGAGCACCGACGAGAAAGCGCCGGTCAAGCACTACTGGCGATTCGCCGCGATGGTGCTGTCGGGCACGGTCGTGATGTACGCGACGATGTATGCCGGCACCTGGGAGTGGAGTCACGTGCGCTTCAGTGAGAGCCGTGTCTTCATGGCCTTGACGATGGGCGGCACGATGGGCCTCGTCATGCTCGCGTGGATGCTACACATGTATCGCAGTACGCGCGCCAACATCGTGGTCGTGCTCGTGAGCGTGCTCGCGCTCGGCGGGGGCATCGCACTCGACCGTAGTCAGGTTTCGGTCGACGACTCTGACTATCTGAGTGCCATGATTCCGCACCACTCGCTTGCGATCACGCGCTCGGAACGCGCTGGCCTCACCGACGTTCGCGTGTGCGAACTCGCGGTCGAGATCAGCGAGGCGCAACGGCGCGAGATTCTCGAGATGGAGTGGCTCATCGACGACATCGCCCGCAATGGGGAAGCGACGACAATCGATGACGCGGATGCTCGCCCCGTGCCGCCCTTCGATCGACCGGCGTTGCGCGACTGCGGCAGTGAAGCGGAGTGA
- a CDS encoding phosphatase PAP2 family protein: MAAFLAEVAAQAGWAIPVAAVLWFITRRLTTVECSTESAAASVERVERPAWQRALGLVAAAALVLAFTIALGWLITRVLAPVRELDIAIMAWFGAHRTEAATVVAFAVDQIGNTPGIIAMVIIAAAVAHAMSRRWAPALVIVVAAAGETSIFLLAQLAISRARPDIERLAGEPATSSFPSGHVAATIVTYGCIALLAMSWTLHPLRVVAVVIAITLGLAMAWVRLYQGMHFPSDVLASFVFASLWLAACWWAFRPGARGERVRGRRATQSQE; this comes from the coding sequence ATGGCGGCGTTTCTCGCCGAGGTGGCAGCACAGGCCGGATGGGCGATACCCGTCGCGGCTGTGCTCTGGTTCATCACCCGCCGACTGACCACCGTCGAGTGTTCGACTGAGTCGGCAGCCGCGTCTGTCGAGAGGGTCGAGCGACCAGCATGGCAACGGGCGCTCGGCCTTGTCGCGGCAGCCGCACTCGTTCTAGCGTTCACGATCGCTCTCGGGTGGCTCATCACACGAGTGCTGGCCCCCGTTCGCGAACTCGACATCGCGATCATGGCGTGGTTCGGGGCGCATCGAACTGAGGCTGCGACGGTCGTCGCGTTCGCCGTCGACCAGATCGGCAATACGCCCGGCATCATCGCCATGGTGATCATCGCCGCCGCGGTGGCTCATGCGATGTCGCGGCGGTGGGCGCCAGCGCTCGTCATCGTCGTCGCGGCTGCGGGGGAGACGTCGATTTTTCTGCTTGCCCAACTGGCGATCAGCCGAGCGCGGCCCGACATCGAGCGATTGGCGGGTGAGCCCGCGACGTCGTCGTTTCCGTCTGGACATGTCGCGGCGACCATCGTCACCTACGGCTGCATCGCCCTGCTGGCGATGTCGTGGACTCTGCATCCGCTGCGCGTCGTCGCCGTTGTCATCGCAATCACGCTCGGGCTGGCGATGGCCTGGGTGCGCTTGTACCAGGGGATGCACTTTCCGAGCGACGTGCTCGCAAGCTTCGTCTTCGCGTCGCTGTGGCTCGCCGCGTGCTGGTGGGCCTTCCGCCCCGGTGCGAGAGGAGAGAGGGTGCGTGGCCGACGAGCGACTCAGTCACAGGAGTGA
- a CDS encoding type II toxin-antitoxin system VapB family antitoxin: MATNLALDPELLERALAVSGEKTKKAAVTLALREFIARREQLGLLDLVGTLEWDDSFDYKAERTRA, from the coding sequence ATGGCAACGAATCTGGCACTCGATCCCGAGCTGCTTGAGCGCGCCCTCGCGGTGAGCGGTGAGAAGACCAAGAAGGCAGCCGTGACACTGGCGCTGCGGGAGTTCATCGCCCGGCGTGAACAGCTCGGCCTGCTCGACCTCGTCGGCACCCTGGAGTGGGACGACTCGTTCGACTACAAGGCGGAACGCACGCGCGCATGA
- the vapC gene encoding type II toxin-antitoxin system VapC family toxin: MTVLVDTSVWSLALRRDVPPNNPAVAGLTQALESDLVVTTGLIVQELLQGFLPERTQTEIRRRFGGLPAVQPTRDDHIAAADLRNACRRAGVQLGTIDALIAQLCIAHDLELLSTDRDFVHAARHCSLRLWSGSGS; the protein is encoded by the coding sequence ATGACCGTGCTCGTCGACACGAGCGTGTGGTCGCTCGCGCTACGTCGCGACGTGCCGCCGAACAACCCCGCGGTTGCGGGGCTGACGCAGGCGCTCGAATCAGACCTAGTGGTGACGACAGGTCTCATCGTGCAGGAGCTTCTTCAAGGATTCTTGCCGGAGCGCACCCAGACCGAGATTCGCCGACGCTTCGGCGGGCTCCCTGCCGTGCAGCCGACGCGCGACGACCACATCGCGGCGGCCGACCTGCGCAACGCGTGCCGCCGCGCCGGAGTGCAGCTCGGCACCATCGACGCCCTCATCGCGCAACTGTGCATCGCTCACGACCTCGAACTACTCAGCACCGACCGCGACTTCGTGCACGCCGCTCGCCACTGCAGCCTTCGGCTGTGGAGCGGGAGCGGCTCGTAG